The following coding sequences lie in one Cannabis sativa cultivar Pink pepper isolate KNU-18-1 chromosome 5, ASM2916894v1, whole genome shotgun sequence genomic window:
- the LOC133038166 gene encoding uncharacterized protein LOC133038166 — MWYKVPPPVRKGRGVAANANLEKKRREAGKPLPVEVDLETGKVVGTEASNYVRFLGQQVSMLCPGGHLNFSDVPQQYKDQVLNRIRYYFDIDGNPHRDLLMGTLYSVMAERYSERKTLRHKHFKQHYKKPEDWDTVLKFPPDYLNTETWKPVCELFVSEAFLNRSTKNKSNRQLMKYPTTQGTKSLASIRHGMGGPPGEHVVEAWKEIHVKKPSGNFVNELAAKDYEELIKELDRKRLERQSQSDTGTESESDTGYQFDVMETVLGQRSDYQRGVGKRLKGKGKKPIPQTQSTVPPQPNTEMMSTMADIFSAMRATWGGNLTPEQRAQIFNPRFDNFVQTYSQSQSPGGSSSQSHAAPPEQQQQPPTQPQFQPSSQQQFQNLSQQQFENFLQQQPQSFPQQFPQQQSAPPMGNQFLYRTPSEAEIIGDSSPLGLANMYEPELKTASFTFTISIDNYSEQLKQTSGD; from the exons ATGTGGTATAAAG TTCCACCTCCGGTCAGAAAGGGTCGTGGGGTTGCCGCAAACGCTAATCtcgaaaaaaaaaggagagaagcTGGTAAGCCCTTACCGGTGGAGGTAGATCTTGAAACCGGCAAAGTAGTTGGCACTGAAGCCAGCAATTATGTTCGATTTCTTGGCCAACAAGTGAGCATGTTGTGCCCGGGTGGTCATCTAAATTTTTCCGATGTACCCCAACAATACAAGGATCAAGTGCTCAATCGAATCAGA tACTACTTTGATATCGATGGGAATCCCCACCGAGACCTACTTATGGGGACTTTATATTCGGTGATGGCGGAGCGGTATAGTGAGCGAAAGACGCTCAGACACAAGCATTTCaaacaacattacaaaaaaccagaagattgggacacagttctcaaattcccccctgactacttgaataccgagacttggaaaccggtttgcgaattgttcgttagcgaggcatttttgaatcgttcaactaaaaataaatcgaatcggcaactaatgaaatatccaacaacGCAAGGCACAAAATCGTTGGCGTCCATACGCCACGGAATG GGGGGTCCTCCTGGAGAGCATGTAGTTGAAGCATGGAAGGAGATCCATGTGAAAAAACCGTCTGGAAATTTCGTTAATGAATTAGCTGCAAAAGATTAT gAGGAACTGATCAAGGAGCTTGATAGGAAGCGACTTGAACGACAATCCCAGAGCGATACTGGGACTGAATCTGAATCTGATACTGGTTATCAGTTTGACGTAATGGAAACAGTTCTAGGCCAAAGATCTGACTATCAAAGAGGCGTGGGTAAAAGGCTCAAGGGCAAAGGAAAGAAACCAATCCCTCAAACTCAATCAACGGTGCCTCCCCAACCAAATACTGAAATGATGAGCACCATGGCAGATATATTCTCAGCTATGCGTGCCACTTGGGGGGGTAATTTGACGCCTGAACAACGTGCCCAAATATTTAACCCACGCTTTGACAATTTCGTTCAAACGTATAGTCAATCGCAGTCGCCTGGTGGTTCGTCTTCTCAGAGTCATGCCGCTCCTCcggaacagcaacaacaacctcctACGCAACCACAATTTCAGCCTTCCTCGCAACAACAATTCCAAAATTTGTCACAGCagcaatttgaaaattttttgcaGCAGCAACCCCAATCTTTTCCTCAGCAATTTCCTCAGCAACAGTCTGCTCCGCCAATGGGAAATCAGTTCTTATACCGAACACCGTCAGA GGCCGAGATCAttggggatagttctccacttgggttggccaACATGTATGAACCTgaattaaag